CTGGCCGACGAGCTCGAGAAGCGGTTGCGCAGCCTCGAATCGGCCAAGGATGCGCACCTGGTCCGGGTCGCCCGCATGAAGCTGGAAGGGTTCACCAACCACGAGATTGCCGGGGCGTTGCGGGTATCCGAACGTTCGATCGAACGCAAGATCGACCGGATCCAGAGCCATTGGATCAAGGAGGAGGAGGCAACGGCACCGCTTTCCGCCTCTCGCGACGCCTACATGGTCGCCCTGGAGGGTCGTCGACGGCTCGCCGCCGACAATCCGACCGTCGTCGAGTATCAGAGCACCCTGGCCAGGACCCACGCGAATCTTGGCGACGTGTTGATCTCCGGCGGCGATGACGACGCTGCCCGCGATGCCTATGAGGCCGCGCTGGCGATCCGTCGGGGGCTCGCCAATACCCACCCCGACTGGTCCGATAACTCCAGCAGTCTCGGCGGCCTCTTGAATAACATCGCGATCATCGATCTGATCGCAGGCCGATTCGCCGAGGGCCGCGATCGCGTCCGAGAGGCGATTGCCTGGCAAGAGAAAGCCCTCGCCGCCGACCCTCGGAATCGGACCTACCGCCAGTTCCTCCGGAACCACTACACGAACCTGAAACGAGCCGCGCAAGGGCTTGATGACGCGGGCCTGACCGCCGAGGCGGAGCGAGGCCTGGCCGAAATCGAAGGCCAATGACCCGATCCGGTCGCCCGCAACGCGAACACATCCTTTCTCGAACTCCAGCAGAAGGGCCGGGACTCACTCCAGGTGCCCGGTTCTGGCAGCTCGTTCAGAGGGTTGCGTTCCGGCCCGACGGTGAGGCCCATGGCCTGCGCGAATTTGGCATTTCACCTGTAACCTTCGGCCGGCGTTTGTCGGAATAGAAGTTAGGTAGGGCTTGTCCGTCAGGCAGACCGGCTGTTCCTCCCCCCCGGAATCGCCCACACGGGAGCAATGTGGCTCGGTTGCTCGCTCGATCCAGCTGCATGAAGCTGAAGGAGTTGTAGCCGGTTTCGCGGCTTTTCCGGTGCCCTCCGTACGTCGTTGTCTAGCCCATCAACGCTCCGATAGGCGGGGCGAATTCCTTCCAGCCACCGTGTCGACCGATGCGAAGAAGCCCCCGTCACATCGTTCCGTCTCTCGTCGGGCTTGGAGCGGTCCTCGCCTTCTACGGCCTGAGCCGCCAGCCGGAGCCGCCCGGGATCGAGGTGGAGCGCAGAGCCGCCGACTTCCGGTTCGAACGCTCACTGCTCCCCGAGCTCTCCGGGCTCCCGCTCCGGTCGGTCCGGGAGGTCAACCCCAGCGTTCGTCACCTCCCCTCGATGATCTCGTTCGTGGGCGCCGCGGTCTCTTTGGCCGACCTCGACGGAGACGGTCTCCCGAACGATCTGGTGCACGTGGACCC
The window above is part of the Tautonia marina genome. Proteins encoded here:
- a CDS encoding ECF-type sigma factor; amino-acid sequence: QQHRRQKRDARRTQSEARTSMGGEGPPLRASVLEIAEEDEPTPEEAVALADELEKRLRSLESAKDAHLVRVARMKLEGFTNHEIAGALRVSERSIERKIDRIQSHWIKEEEATAPLSASRDAYMVALEGRRRLAADNPTVVEYQSTLARTHANLGDVLISGGDDDAARDAYEAALAIRRGLANTHPDWSDNSSSLGGLLNNIAIIDLIAGRFAEGRDRVREAIAWQEKALAADPRNRTYRQFLRNHYTNLKRAAQGLDDAGLTAEAERGLAEIEGQ